The Arachis hypogaea cultivar Tifrunner chromosome 16, arahy.Tifrunner.gnm2.J5K5, whole genome shotgun sequence genome contains a region encoding:
- the LOC112758622 gene encoding linoleate 13S-lipoxygenase 3-1, chloroplastic: protein MALVNEIMGSSLIERSSRWVVSSSTNSKSKPVFQFIEMRKENTRSVRLTKAAKFPAAVVSEDLVNTLSASTSATAPLHAKKEKPVQFKVRAVVTVRNKIKEDFQETVVKHVDAIADSMIGRCIFLELISTDIDPRTKGPKKSKEAVVKDWSKKSNVKAERVTYTAEFIVDSNFGDPGAITVSNKHQREFFLESITIEGFASGPLHFPCNSWVRPTTKDHPGKRVFFSNKPYLPRDTPTGLRVMREKELKNLRGDGTGVRKLSDRIYDFDTYNDLGNPDRGADLSRPTLGGSQEHPYPRRCRTGRSPTDTDMRAESRVEKPHPMYVPRDEQFEESKQNTFFIKRLKAVLHNLIPRLKASLSVNNHDFNDFSDVDGLFSEGLLIKSRLKDDQSSVLNKIPLPELVTKIQESSQGLLKFDIPKIISLDKFAWLRDDEFARQAIAGVNPVNIERLQVFPPVSKLDSRIYDIQESALKEEHILGQLNGMTVHQAIEENKLFMLDYHDIYFPFLEGINSVDGRKCYATRTLFFLTPLGTLKPIAIELSLPGSKRVVTPPVDATTNWMWQLAKAHVCANDSGAHQLVNHWLRTHACMEPFILAAHRQLSEMHPIFKLLDPHMRYTLEINGIARQALIHADGVIESCFTPGRYCMEISCAAYKNLWRFDTEGLPADLLRRGIAIPDPTQPNGLKLLIQDYPYATDGLLIWSAIENWVRTYVNHYYHGHDGQLVCNDKELQAWYSESINVGHADLSHESWWPPLNNNEDLVSILTTLIWTASAQHAALNFGQYPYGGYVPNRPPLMRKLIPEEGEAEYKNLIANPQKYFLNSLPSLLQATKYMAVVDTLSTHSPDEEYLGERQQPSIWSGDAEIVEAFYAFSAEIRDIEKEIDRRNCDPTLRNRCGAGVLPYELLAPTSQPGVTCRGVPNSVST, encoded by the exons ATGGCACTTGTAAACGAAATTATGGGTTCTTCATTGATAGAGCGGTCCTCACGATGGGTTGTCTCCTCctcaacaaattcaaaatcaaaaccaGTGTTTCAGTTCATAGAAATGAGAAAGGAAAACACAAGATCTGTGAGGTTGACGAAGGCTGCAAAGTTTCCTGCAGCAGTTGTCAGCGAGGATTTGGTTAATACGCTTTCCGCCTCCACCTCCGCCACCGCCCCCTTGCACGCAAAAAAAGAGAAACCAGTGCAGTTCAAGGTTAGAGCTGTAGTGACGGTGAGAAACAAAATCAAAGAGGATTTTCAAGAGACAGTTGTCAAGCATGTTGACGCCATCGCTGATAGCATGATAGGAAGATGTATTTTCCTGGAGCTCATCAGCACTGACATTGATCCAA GAACGAAAGGTCCAAAGAAGAGCAAGGAAGCAGTGGTGAAGGACTGGTCGAAGAAATCGAATGTTAAAGCGGAGAGAGTTACTTACACTGCTGAATTCATTGTGGACTCCAATTTTGGGGATCCGGGTGCGATTACGGTGAGCAACAAACACCAGAGAGAGTTCTTCTTGGAAAGTATAACCATCGAGGGGTTCGCCTCTGGCCCACTTCATTTCCCTTGCAACTCATGGGTAAGGCCCACCACCAAGGATCATCCTGGAAAGAGGGTTTTCTTCTCTAACAAG CCATACTTACCTAGAGATACACCCACTGGGCTTAGAGTAATGAGGGAGAAGGAGCTAAAAAACCTTAGAGGAGATGGCACAGGAGTTAGAAAATTATCCGACAGAATATATGATTTTGACACCTACAATGATTTAGGAAATCCAGATAGAGGAGCTGACCTCTCCAGACCAACTCTCGGTGGATCCCAAGAACATCCATACCCGAGACGCTGTCGTACTGGCCGCTCCCCAACTGATACCG ATATGCGTGCAGAGAGTCGTGTGGAGAAACCACATCCTATGTACGTACCAAGAGACGAACAATTCGAGGAGTCTAAGCAGAACACATTCTTTATCAAGAGGCTCAAAGCAGTGCTTCATAACTTGATCCCTCGCCTTAAGGCTAGCCTTTCTGTTAATAACCATGATTTCAACGATTTCTCAGACGTTGATGGCCTTTTCAGTGAAGGCTTGCTCATTAAGTCCCGCTTGAAAGACGACCAATCTTCTGTCTTAAACAAAATCCCACTCCCAGAATTGGTCACTAAGATACAAGAATCCAGCCAGGGACTTCTTAAGTTTGACATCCCCAAGATTATTTCCC TGGACAAGTTTGCCTGGCTACGAGACGACGAATTTGCCCGCCAAGCAATAGCAGGAGTCAACCCTGTTAACATTGAGAGGCTTCAAGTTTTCCCACCCGTAAGCAAGCTTGACTCAAGAATATACGATATCCAAGAGTCTGCCCTTAAAGAAGAGCACATTTTAGGCCAACTTAATGGCATGACAGTACATCAG GCAATAGAGGAAAATAAATTGTTTATGCTAGATTACCATGATATCTACTTTCCTTTTCTGGAAGGGATCAACAGCGTTGACGGTAGAAAATGCTACGCTACGCGTACCCTATTTTTTCTGACACCCCTTGGGACTTTGAAGCCTATAGCTATAGAACTTAGCCTGCCTGGATCAAAACGAGTTGTTACCCCTCCTGTAGATGCAACTACCAACTGGATGTGGCAGCTTGCCAAGGCTCATGTTTGCGCCAATGATTCTGGCGCGCATCAACTTGTCAACCATTG GTTACGCACACATGCGTGCATGGAGCCTTTTATATTGGCTGCTCATAGGCAATTGAGTGAAATGCATCCTATTTTCAAGTTGTTGGATCCACACATGAGATACACATTGGAGATCAATGGCATAGCTAGGCAGGCCCTTATCCATGCCGATGGAGTCATCGAGTCTTGCTTCACTCCTGGACGCTACTGCATGGAGATCAGTTGTGCTGCTTACAAGAACTTGTGGCGCTTTGACACGGAGGGCCTCCCCGCCGATCTCCTCCGCAGAGGAATAGCAATACCAGACCCAACCCAACCAAATGGCCTAAAGCTATTAATACAAGACTACCCTTACGCAACGGACGGGCTTCTCATCTGGTCTGCTATAGAAAACTGGGTCCGCACTTACGTGAACCATTACTACCATGGCCACGATGGCCAGCTTGTTTGCAATGACAAAGAGCTACAAGCTTGGTACTCAGAGTCAATCAACGTGGGCCATGCTGATCTCAGCCATGAAAGCTGGTGGCCCCCACTGAACAACAACGAGGATCTCGTCTCCATCCTCACCACCCTCATCTGGACAGCATCCGCACAGCATGCAGCTCTTAACTTCGGGCAATACCCTTACGGTGGTTATGTGCCAAATCGTCCCCCGTTGATGCGAAAACTAATCCCGGAAGAGGGCGAGGCTGAATATAAGAATCTCATAGCAAACCCGCAAAAGTACTTCCTAAACTCTCTACCGAGCCTGCTGCAGGCCACAAAGTATATGGCTGTGGTGGACACACTCTCCACTCACTCCCCTGACGAGGAGTACCTGGGAGAGCGGCAGCAGCCCTCCATATGGTCGGGCGATGCGGAGATCGTGGAGGCATTCTACGCGTTCTCGGCAGAGATCAGAGACATAGAGAAGGAGATTGATAGAAGGAACTGTGATCCAACACTTAGGAACCGCTGCGGGGCTGGTGTCTTGCCTTATGAGTTGCTTGCACCTACCTCCCAACCTGGCGTTACATGTAGAGGAGTTCCTAATAGTGTCTCCACTTAA